The Candidatus Angelobacter sp. genome includes a region encoding these proteins:
- a CDS encoding choice-of-anchor tandem repeat GloVer-containing protein, which yields MKRIALFALVVYLGLFAAGRLMAAATLTTLHVFQGTDGNAPVAPLILGPDGAFYGTTQVGGGVNGMGTVFKLTVQTTTATNISCVLSPASATNAVGTVHTVTSNGVPRSSVLVSFSVTAGPNLGQNGSATTSASG from the coding sequence ATGAAACGCATCGCACTCTTTGCCTTGGTAGTTTACTTGGGTCTGTTCGCCGCCGGCCGCCTGATGGCCGCGGCCACGCTGACGACATTGCACGTGTTCCAGGGCACCGACGGCAATGCGCCCGTGGCCCCGCTGATCCTCGGGCCGGATGGCGCGTTCTATGGAACGACTCAGGTCGGCGGCGGGGTAAACGGCATGGGCACCGTGTTCAAACTCACCGTCCAAACCACCACCGCCACGAACATCAGTTGTGTCCTGTCCCCCGCCTCGGCCACCAACGCGGTCGGCACCGTTCACACGGTCACCTCCAACGGGGTGCCGCGCAGCAGTGTGCTCGTCAGTTTCAGCGTGACCGCCGGCCCCAACCTCGGTCAAAACGGCTCCGCAACCACGAGCGCCTCCGGTTAG